The Kribbella jejuensis genome segment CCGGGGACTGGAGTTTTAGACTGTCCCCGACCGTGGCGTCGCCCGTTCGACGTCGTCAAGCAGACGGACGTCAACTCGACATCGAGGACCGGGAGGGCGGTTCGGGGGGGCGTACTGGGGGTGGCGGCGGCCCCCGGCGGGCCGCGGGTGTCGCGACCCGCCCACCGGCCGGCTCGCTTCCGTTCTGCGTGAGGCCGGACCACCGGGCGCCCATGCGCGGGCGGCAGTCCGCAGATCGCCGGCAAGAGCCGGCATGTACGGCGCTGCGCCGGGGGCGGATGGGTAGCGCGCCCAGCAGCTGCGGGGGAACCCAGGCCGGCTTCGAGTCCGAAATCCACATCTCCCTGGGGGGACACGGTTCACTTCACGTGGTCCTGAGCTCGGCACAGGTGATGCAGGTACGGGCCGCGGGTCTGGCTTGTAGGCGGGCTGAAGAGATGGGTTGGGCACAGTGTTCGCAAACGCCGTAGCTACCGACTGACAACCGTTCGAATGCTGCCTCGATCTCCGCCAACTGCTCCTGCACCTGCTGCACAAGCGCCATGACCTGCGACCGCTCGAACGCGATCGTCGCCCCTTCGGGG includes the following:
- a CDS encoding TraR/DksA family transcriptional regulator; protein product: MEGARDLLEAQRRRALRRLGSLTGDFDGVVAASRDSNADDEHDPEGATIAFERSQVMALVQQVQEQLAEIEAAFERLSVGSYGVCEHCAQPISSARLQARPAARTCITCAELRTT